In a genomic window of Streptococcus mitis NCTC 12261:
- the argR gene encoding arginine repressor yields the protein MRKRDRHQLIKKMITEEKLSTQKEIQDRLEAHNVFVTQTTLSRDLREIGLTKVKKNDMVYYVLANETEKIDLVEFLSHHLEGVARAEFTLVLHTKLGEASVLANIVDANKDEWILGTVAGANTLLVICRDQHVAKLMEDRLLDLMKDK from the coding sequence ATGAGAAAAAGAGATCGTCATCAGTTAATAAAAAAAATGATTACTGAGGAGAAATTAAGTACACAAAAAGAAATTCAAGATCGGTTGGAGGCGCACAATGTCTTTGTGACGCAGACAACCTTGTCTCGTGATTTGCGCGAAATCGGCTTGACCAAGGTCAAGAAAAATGATATGGTGTATTATGTACTAGCAAATGAGACAGAAAAGATTGATTTAGTGGAATTTTTGTCTCATCATTTAGAAGGTGTTGCAAGAGCAGAGTTTACCTTGGTACTTCATACCAAATTGGGAGAAGCCTCTGTTTTGGCAAATATTGTAGATGCAAACAAGGATGAATGGATTTTAGGAACAGTTGCTGGTGCCAATACCTTATTGGTCATTTGTCGAGACCAGCACGTTGCCAAACTCATGGAAGATCGTTTGCTAGATTTGATGAAAGATAAGTAA